A single genomic interval of Bradyrhizobium sp. AZCC 1693 harbors:
- a CDS encoding nitronate monooxygenase — MKSPICDMLGIEFPLLAFSHCRDVVAAVSRAGGFGVLGATAHSPETIEQELKWIDDHTDGKPYGLDVLIPENISTAGEKDVTWKSLEARISPQHRDFTRNLLKKYGVELTTTDVADNQPQPFDAQRALEVLDVSFRHPIKLIANALGVPPKAMIDMGKKHDVPVAALVGAKEHALRQVAAGVDILVVQGTEAGGHCGEVSTMVLVPEVIKAIKPIRDVPVLAAGGIMTGRQMAACMAMGAAGAWTGSVWLATVESETTEIFREKMIAASSRDAVRSKGRTGKPARQLRSVWTDAWDRGPDSPGALPMPLQSIISRDAFNSIDRAAAAGNAQARDLVTYFVGQGVGLIDSVKSAGAVVQEFKEDFADAVEHMNALMEE; from the coding sequence ATGAAATCGCCGATCTGCGACATGCTGGGAATTGAGTTTCCGCTGCTCGCCTTCAGCCATTGCCGCGACGTGGTCGCCGCCGTCAGCCGCGCCGGCGGGTTTGGCGTGCTGGGCGCGACCGCGCATTCGCCGGAGACGATCGAGCAGGAACTGAAATGGATCGACGATCATACCGACGGCAAGCCCTACGGGCTCGACGTGCTGATCCCCGAAAACATCTCGACCGCGGGCGAAAAGGACGTCACCTGGAAAAGCCTGGAGGCGCGGATCTCGCCGCAGCATCGCGACTTCACTCGCAACCTCCTGAAAAAATACGGCGTCGAACTGACGACCACCGACGTCGCCGACAACCAGCCGCAGCCGTTCGACGCGCAGCGCGCGTTAGAAGTGCTCGACGTTTCGTTTCGCCATCCGATCAAGCTGATCGCCAACGCGCTCGGCGTGCCGCCGAAGGCGATGATCGACATGGGCAAGAAGCACGATGTCCCGGTCGCCGCACTGGTCGGCGCCAAGGAACATGCGCTGCGACAGGTCGCGGCCGGCGTCGACATTCTTGTGGTGCAAGGCACCGAGGCCGGCGGCCATTGCGGCGAGGTCTCGACCATGGTGCTGGTGCCCGAGGTGATCAAGGCGATCAAGCCAATCCGCGACGTGCCGGTGCTAGCCGCCGGCGGCATCATGACTGGCCGGCAGATGGCGGCGTGCATGGCGATGGGCGCGGCCGGCGCCTGGACCGGCTCGGTGTGGCTGGCGACGGTGGAATCGGAGACCACTGAAATCTTCCGCGAAAAGATGATCGCGGCATCCTCGCGCGACGCGGTGCGTTCCAAGGGCCGCACCGGAAAGCCGGCGCGGCAATTGCGCTCGGTGTGGACCGACGCGTGGGATCGCGGACCTGACAGCCCCGGCGCGCTGCCGATGCCGCTGCAAAGCATCATCAGCCGCGACGCCTTCAATTCCATCGACCGTGCGGCGGCGGCAGGGAACGCGCAGGCGCGCGACCTCGTGACGTACTTCGTCGGCCAAGGCGTCGGCCTGATCGACAGCGTCAAGTCCGCCGGCGCGGTGGTGCAGGAATTCAAGGAAGATTTTGCCGATGCGGTGGAGCATATGAATGCGTTGATGGAGGAGTGA
- a CDS encoding acetyl-CoA acetyltransferase codes for MSNSPLPEDRIPVIVGIGEVVDRPKDIVAGLEPLALLEQAVRRAEADSGAKLLGELGSLDVVNFLSWRYRDPEKQLAARLGADPAHCYYGPVGGESPIRYIHEAAKRIARGECSVAVVCGAEAQSTATKAERGGISLPWTPFAHDVEEPKRGAAFQKPMAVKLGVFRPITVYPLYESATSAHWGQTPREALAESGALWSTYSKVASENPNSWLKRRFAPEEITTPTPENRLIAWPYTKLMVANPTVNMGGAVLLTSLAKARAAGVPEDRLIYPIGGASAEEPRDYLVRDQFYESHPQNAVLKAVMDLVGGDGKKFDAIELYSCFPCVPKMARRTLGLGPDVQPTVTGGLTFFGAPLNTYMTHAAVAMVRKLRQSGKLGLLYGQGGFVTKHHGLVLSREAPKQALEQDTSVQAEADRNRRKVPDFVTEASGKGKVESFTVIYKGKGEVEHGVAVLRTEADARALARIPANDTAALKHLLNMDRTPVGSVGAIVTAEDGVLEWREDGVLEWRMG; via the coding sequence ATGTCCAACTCCCCTCTCCCCGAAGACCGCATTCCCGTCATCGTCGGCATCGGCGAAGTCGTCGACCGGCCCAAGGACATCGTCGCTGGGCTGGAGCCGCTGGCGCTGCTCGAACAGGCCGTGCGACGCGCGGAAGCGGATAGCGGCGCAAAGCTGCTCGGCGAACTCGGCTCGCTCGACGTGGTCAATTTCCTGAGCTGGCGCTACCGCGATCCCGAGAAGCAGCTCGCCGCGCGGCTCGGCGCCGATCCGGCGCATTGCTACTACGGCCCGGTCGGTGGCGAGAGCCCGATCCGTTACATCCACGAAGCGGCGAAACGCATCGCGCGCGGCGAGTGCAGCGTGGCGGTGGTCTGCGGCGCGGAGGCGCAATCGACCGCGACCAAGGCCGAGCGCGGCGGCATCTCGCTGCCGTGGACGCCGTTCGCGCATGACGTCGAGGAGCCGAAGCGCGGCGCGGCATTCCAGAAGCCGATGGCGGTGAAGCTCGGCGTGTTCCGGCCCATCACGGTCTATCCGCTGTATGAATCCGCCACATCAGCACATTGGGGCCAGACGCCGCGCGAGGCGCTCGCCGAATCCGGCGCGTTGTGGTCGACCTATTCCAAGGTCGCGTCCGAGAATCCGAATTCGTGGCTGAAGAGGCGTTTTGCGCCCGAGGAAATCACCACGCCGACGCCTGAGAACCGGCTGATCGCCTGGCCCTATACAAAGCTGATGGTAGCCAATCCGACCGTGAACATGGGTGGCGCGGTGCTGCTGACGTCGCTGGCAAAAGCCCGCGCGGCCGGCGTGCCCGAAGATCGCCTGATCTATCCGATCGGTGGTGCCTCGGCGGAAGAGCCGCGCGACTATCTTGTTCGCGACCAGTTCTACGAAAGCCATCCGCAGAACGCCGTGCTGAAAGCGGTGATGGATCTGGTCGGGGGCGACGGCAAAAAATTCGACGCCATCGAACTCTATAGCTGCTTTCCCTGCGTTCCCAAGATGGCGCGGCGGACGCTTGGCCTTGGGCCCGACGTGCAGCCGACGGTAACCGGCGGCCTCACCTTCTTCGGCGCGCCGCTCAACACCTATATGACGCACGCAGCCGTCGCGATGGTGCGCAAGCTTCGTCAAAGCGGCAAGCTCGGCCTGCTCTACGGCCAGGGTGGCTTCGTCACCAAGCATCACGGGCTGGTGCTGTCGCGCGAGGCGCCGAAGCAGGCGCTCGAGCAGGACACCAGCGTGCAAGCCGAGGCCGACCGCAACCGCCGCAAAGTGCCGGACTTCGTCACCGAAGCTTCAGGCAAAGGCAAGGTCGAGAGTTTTACCGTGATCTACAAGGGCAAGGGCGAAGTCGAGCATGGCGTGGCGGTGCTGCGCACCGAGGCCGATGCGCGGGCGCTGGCCCGCATCCCCGCCAACGACACGGCGGCGCTCAAGCATTTGTTGAACATGGATCGCACGCCGGTGGGATCGGTTGGCGCGATCGTCACAGCGGAAGATGGCGTGCTGGAGTGGCGGGAAGATGGCGTGCTGGAGTGGCGGATGGGGTAA
- a CDS encoding methyl-accepting chemotaxis protein, which produces MSGITRFLLNLSIGAKLGIASGLGVLLVATMVITQMRANTAMRDLDVRMSGQQTIARDAVDAKASLRGMQIGIRDLRLASNAADIQKANDYISARLKSLEHFADKMLKLSKSAENRARIEKLKTRAADYSKGAQQIAAVRGEMIAAAGGADATARIAKLNEEAVRIAREVTLPIAAEIEPLANQVADFAKHNVEEQAAQGVREMATAEWESLAIGLGTVLLLIVTSIFSFFTIARPMRALSVSMDELAGGNFAVVLPGLGRKDELGAVAGAVEKFKVVSEQKARDEAEAKIKQDQIAAQQRKAEMVRLADSFEAAVGEIVETVSSASTELEASAGTLTATAERAQQVTTMVAAASEEASTNVQSVASATEELSSSVNEISRQVQESARMAGEAVDQARHTNDRVSELSKAAARIGDVVELINTIAGQTNLLALNATIEAARAGEAGRGFAVVASEVKALAEQTAKATGEIGQQITSIQGATQESVNAIQAISGTIERLSEIASTIAAAVEEQGAATQEISRNVQQAAQGTQQVSSNITDVQRGAGETGSASSQVLSAAQSLSSDSNRLKLEVGKFLDTVRAA; this is translated from the coding sequence ATGTCGGGCATCACCCGCTTCCTTCTGAATCTATCCATCGGCGCCAAGCTCGGCATCGCCTCGGGCCTCGGCGTTCTGCTCGTTGCCACCATGGTGATCACCCAGATGCGCGCTAACACGGCGATGCGCGATCTCGACGTTCGCATGTCGGGGCAGCAGACGATCGCGCGCGACGCGGTGGATGCGAAGGCGTCGCTCCGCGGCATGCAGATCGGCATCCGCGATCTTCGTCTCGCCAGCAATGCGGCAGATATTCAGAAGGCCAACGATTATATCTCGGCCCGGCTCAAGTCGTTGGAGCATTTTGCCGACAAGATGCTCAAACTATCCAAGTCCGCCGAGAATCGCGCCCGCATCGAGAAGCTCAAGACGAGGGCGGCAGATTACTCGAAAGGAGCTCAGCAGATCGCGGCTGTGCGCGGTGAAATGATCGCGGCCGCAGGTGGCGCCGACGCCACGGCGCGCATTGCGAAGCTGAATGAAGAGGCTGTCCGCATCGCCCGCGAAGTCACGCTGCCGATCGCGGCTGAAATCGAGCCGCTCGCCAACCAGGTCGCCGATTTCGCCAAGCACAATGTTGAAGAGCAAGCGGCCCAGGGCGTCCGGGAGATGGCCACGGCCGAATGGGAGTCCCTGGCAATCGGTCTCGGCACCGTCCTTTTGCTGATCGTAACCAGCATCTTCTCCTTCTTCACGATCGCGCGCCCGATGCGTGCGTTGAGCGTGTCGATGGACGAACTCGCCGGCGGCAATTTCGCCGTCGTGCTGCCCGGGCTTGGCCGCAAGGACGAACTCGGCGCGGTCGCCGGCGCCGTCGAGAAGTTCAAGGTCGTCTCGGAGCAGAAGGCGCGCGACGAGGCGGAAGCCAAGATCAAGCAGGACCAGATCGCGGCGCAACAGCGCAAGGCCGAAATGGTCAGGCTGGCCGACTCCTTCGAGGCCGCTGTCGGCGAGATCGTCGAAACCGTGTCATCCGCTTCGACCGAACTCGAAGCCTCGGCCGGCACGCTGACGGCGACCGCCGAGCGCGCCCAGCAGGTGACGACCATGGTAGCCGCGGCTTCGGAAGAAGCATCCACCAACGTGCAGTCGGTGGCTTCAGCGACGGAAGAGCTGTCTTCCTCGGTTAACGAGATCAGCCGCCAGGTTCAGGAATCGGCCCGGATGGCCGGCGAGGCCGTTGACCAGGCCCGTCACACCAATGACCGCGTCAGCGAATTGTCGAAGGCGGCCGCCCGCATCGGCGACGTGGTCGAACTCATCAACACCATCGCCGGCCAGACCAATCTGCTGGCGCTCAACGCAACCATCGAGGCGGCGCGCGCGGGCGAGGCCGGCCGCGGTTTCGCGGTCGTGGCGTCGGAAGTGAAGGCGCTCGCCGAACAGACCGCAAAGGCCACCGGCGAGATCGGCCAGCAGATTACCAGTATCCAGGGCGCGACCCAGGAGTCGGTGAACGCGATCCAGGCAATCAGCGGCACCATCGAAAGGCTGTCGGAGATCGCATCGACGATAGCGGCGGCGGTGGAGGAGCAGGGAGCGGCGACGCAGGAAATCTCCCGCAACGTGCAGCAAGCCGCCCAGGGCACCCAGCAGGTCTCCTCCAACATCACCGACGTGCAGCGCGGCGCCGGCGAGACCGGCTCCGCGTCGTCGCAGGTGCTTTCAGCGGCACAGTCGCTGTCGTCCGACAGCAACCGCCTCAAGCTCGAGGTCGGCAAGTTCCTGGATACGGTGCGGGCGGCGTGA
- a CDS encoding helix-turn-helix domain-containing protein: protein MMDDAASLILNGVEGRAPALLLVKGRAQCEIVEQQANLVALVNFDSVDDRGWPGEFDRAQLIATEAAKFEALRTTLRDVLMLASHSPDTLAQPNVIESIEESILQAVDLAMAAATPAESKRLSLSHYLALVRKFDEFVAANSGKTLYSADVARQLGVSVRTLHNAVVAIRGMSVHRYTRLRRLWNVRQQLLRGASLQSIKAIALVHGFWHMGEFTASYRELFGETPQQTLSAARKNTDSQS, encoded by the coding sequence ATGATGGACGATGCGGCGTCGCTGATCCTGAACGGTGTGGAGGGCCGCGCGCCGGCGCTCCTGCTGGTCAAGGGCCGCGCGCAGTGTGAGATTGTGGAGCAGCAGGCCAATCTGGTCGCCTTGGTGAATTTCGATTCCGTCGACGATCGCGGCTGGCCGGGCGAGTTCGACCGCGCCCAGCTGATTGCAACGGAAGCCGCCAAATTCGAAGCGCTCCGGACAACGTTGCGTGATGTGCTGATGCTCGCATCGCATTCGCCTGATACTCTCGCCCAGCCGAACGTGATCGAGAGTATTGAAGAATCGATTCTGCAGGCGGTCGATCTCGCGATGGCTGCGGCGACGCCGGCGGAAAGCAAGCGCCTGAGCCTGAGCCACTATCTGGCGCTGGTTCGAAAATTCGACGAGTTCGTTGCTGCCAATTCCGGCAAGACGCTGTACAGCGCCGACGTGGCACGGCAGCTTGGGGTCTCGGTACGAACGCTGCATAACGCCGTGGTTGCGATTCGCGGCATGAGCGTGCATCGCTACACGCGCCTGCGGCGGCTGTGGAACGTGCGCCAGCAACTTCTGCGGGGCGCGTCGCTGCAATCGATCAAGGCCATCGCGCTCGTGCACGGCTTCTGGCACATGGGCGAGTTCACCGCGTCGTATCGCGAGTTGTTCGGCGAAACGCCGCAGCAGACGTTGTCGGCGGCACGTAAGAATACGGACAGTCAGTCGTAA
- a CDS encoding methyl-accepting chemotaxis protein, with product MFGTIRRARMTVGRKIYALICLGFIGLLGVTFLESRELASSLDQQKQIELRHLGDLALGIIKEEHAAAQKGGVSDADAQKRAMARIGALRYGNNDYFWINDMHPKMVMHPIKPEMNGNDLSAYKDPNGKLLFVDFVDTVKKSGSGFVPYEWPKPGFDKPQPKLSYVVGFAPWNWLVGTGVYIDDLKAQTWTSTQRSLIVAGVILLFMLVVSIFVARSVTGPLQRMTVAMNDLAGGNLAVEVPGVGRGDEVGEMAKAVEVFKSNAVAQRTLEAEQRAAETRATSGRKAEMHKMANDFEAAVGQIVEAVSSASSQLEVSAGTLTSTAERAQELTSAVAAASEEASTNVQSVASATEEMASSVTEISRQVQESARMANDAVDQARVTNDRVSELSKAATRIGDVVELINTIAGQTNLLALNATIEAARAGEAGRGFAVVASEVKALAEQTAKATGEIGQQITGIQAATQESVNAIQAISGTIEKLSEISSTIAAAVEEQGAATQEISRNVQQAATGTQRVSSNITDVQRGASETGSASSQVLAAAQSLSGDSNRLKLEVGRFLDSVRAA from the coding sequence ATGTTTGGAACGATACGCCGGGCCAGGATGACGGTTGGCCGAAAGATCTACGCCCTCATCTGTCTCGGTTTCATCGGGCTCCTGGGCGTGACCTTTCTCGAATCGCGCGAACTGGCATCGAGCCTCGACCAGCAGAAACAGATCGAGCTGCGGCACCTCGGCGACCTCGCGCTCGGCATCATCAAGGAAGAGCATGCCGCGGCGCAGAAGGGCGGCGTTTCGGACGCCGACGCCCAGAAGCGTGCGATGGCGCGGATCGGCGCGCTCCGCTACGGCAACAACGACTATTTCTGGATCAACGACATGCATCCGAAGATGGTGATGCATCCGATCAAGCCGGAAATGAACGGCAACGATCTGTCGGCCTACAAGGACCCGAACGGCAAGCTGTTGTTCGTCGATTTCGTCGATACGGTCAAAAAGAGCGGCTCAGGCTTCGTTCCCTATGAGTGGCCCAAGCCGGGCTTCGACAAGCCGCAGCCGAAATTGTCCTACGTGGTCGGCTTCGCGCCGTGGAACTGGCTCGTCGGCACCGGCGTCTACATCGACGACCTGAAGGCGCAGACCTGGACTTCGACCCAGCGGTCCCTGATCGTCGCCGGCGTGATCCTGCTGTTTATGCTCGTGGTGTCGATCTTCGTGGCGCGCAGCGTCACCGGTCCGCTGCAACGGATGACGGTCGCGATGAACGATCTCGCCGGCGGCAACCTTGCCGTCGAGGTGCCCGGCGTCGGACGCGGCGACGAGGTCGGCGAGATGGCCAAGGCAGTCGAGGTGTTCAAGAGCAATGCCGTTGCCCAAAGGACGCTGGAGGCCGAGCAGCGCGCGGCGGAGACCCGCGCGACGAGCGGCCGCAAGGCGGAGATGCACAAGATGGCCAACGATTTCGAAGCCGCCGTCGGCCAGATCGTCGAAGCGGTATCGTCGGCATCTAGCCAGCTCGAAGTATCCGCGGGCACGCTCACGTCGACCGCGGAGCGCGCGCAGGAACTCACGAGCGCAGTCGCGGCGGCCTCCGAGGAAGCTTCCACCAATGTGCAGTCGGTGGCTTCCGCCACCGAGGAGATGGCCTCGTCCGTCACCGAGATCAGCCGCCAGGTGCAGGAATCGGCGCGGATGGCCAACGACGCCGTCGATCAGGCGCGCGTCACCAACGACCGCGTCAGCGAATTGTCGAAGGCGGCAACCCGCATCGGCGACGTCGTCGAACTGATCAACACCATCGCAGGCCAGACCAACCTGCTTGCGCTCAACGCCACCATCGAGGCGGCGCGCGCCGGCGAGGCCGGCCGCGGTTTTGCGGTCGTGGCTTCCGAAGTGAAGGCGCTGGCGGAGCAGACCGCGAAGGCAACCGGCGAGATCGGACAACAGATCACCGGCATCCAGGCGGCGACGCAGGAGTCGGTGAACGCGATCCAGGCCATCAGCGGCACGATCGAAAAACTGTCGGAGATTTCGTCGACCATCGCAGCCGCCGTGGAAGAGCAGGGCGCCGCGACGCAGGAGATCTCCCGCAACGTGCAGCAGGCGGCCACGGGTACCCAGCGGGTTTCCTCCAACATTACCGACGTGCAGCGCGGCGCCAGCGAAACCGGATCGGCGTCCTCGCAGGTGCTTGCGGCGGCGCAATCGCTGTCGGGCGACTCCAACCGCCTCAAGCTCGAGGTCGGCAGGTTCCTCGACTCGGTGCGGGCGGCCTGA
- a CDS encoding methyl-accepting chemotaxis protein: MIKLNRIGNKLGLAGAIGVLLAIGMVANQMVTEAKIEEASERATRSQQVADNSLSAHIDLRKIQLAASAVRLARTAGEVEKTIADLQRHKASAAKELEVALATAQRPDARERLQKIKALMDGFTAAVEDLAKAQTTLLAQIEKRSVISEEWNKTVNAQLGSPMMAKVDNRLDIERLLFQADAKVNALRAAAWKLGATGDANLVTVMGKTEASLKDVFNKLRGEADDRELLVVVSNLSSIVKRFLSANEEAVKTEQLKNDIIANRTVKAATDVANLMEETVDSAQKDAKISKDAVMSDTERANQINLIMAIVVVVSLIASVVFSFLGVARPMTRLNGALGKMAGGNLDVEIPGASRGDEIGDLAKTVTVIRENAEQKAREEAEAKIEQDQVAAQRRKAEMIKLADDFEGAVGKIVETVSAASTELEASAGTLTATAERAQELTTMVAAASEEASTNVQSVASSTEEMASSITEIGRQVQESARMANEAVDQARTTNDRVSELSKAAARIGAVVELINTIAEQTNLLALNATIEAARAGDAGRGFAVVASEVKALAEQTSKATGEIGQQITGIQAATQESVGAIQAISTTIEKLSEISSTIAAAVEEQGAATQEISRNVQQAARGTQQVSSNITDVQRGAGETGTASSQVLSSARSLSSDSGRLKLEVGKFLKSVRVA; the protein is encoded by the coding sequence ATGATCAAGCTCAACCGTATCGGAAACAAACTGGGCTTGGCCGGGGCGATCGGCGTCTTGCTGGCGATCGGCATGGTGGCCAACCAGATGGTCACCGAAGCGAAAATCGAGGAAGCCAGCGAGCGCGCCACCCGATCGCAGCAGGTGGCCGACAATTCACTCTCCGCGCATATCGACCTGCGCAAGATTCAGCTTGCCGCCAGCGCCGTCAGGCTGGCGAGAACCGCCGGCGAGGTTGAAAAGACCATTGCCGATTTGCAGCGCCACAAGGCGAGTGCAGCGAAGGAACTGGAGGTTGCGCTCGCAACCGCGCAGCGGCCGGACGCGAGGGAGCGGCTGCAGAAGATCAAGGCCTTGATGGACGGTTTTACTGCCGCCGTGGAAGATCTTGCGAAGGCGCAGACCACACTGCTGGCGCAGATCGAGAAGCGTTCGGTCATCTCGGAGGAATGGAACAAGACCGTCAATGCTCAGTTGGGTTCGCCGATGATGGCGAAGGTGGACAACCGTCTCGATATCGAACGTTTGCTGTTTCAGGCCGATGCCAAGGTGAACGCGCTGCGGGCAGCCGCCTGGAAGCTCGGCGCCACCGGCGACGCCAACCTGGTCACGGTGATGGGCAAGACCGAGGCCTCGCTGAAGGACGTGTTCAACAAGCTGCGCGGTGAGGCCGACGACCGCGAGTTGCTGGTCGTGGTCTCCAACCTATCCTCGATCGTCAAGCGCTTCCTGTCCGCCAATGAGGAGGCCGTAAAGACCGAGCAGTTGAAGAACGACATCATCGCCAACCGCACCGTCAAGGCCGCCACAGATGTCGCCAATCTGATGGAGGAGACGGTCGATAGCGCGCAAAAGGATGCGAAGATCTCCAAGGACGCGGTGATGTCCGACACCGAGCGTGCCAACCAGATCAACCTGATCATGGCGATCGTCGTCGTCGTGTCACTGATCGCCTCGGTCGTGTTTTCCTTCCTGGGCGTCGCACGTCCGATGACGCGCCTGAACGGTGCGTTGGGCAAGATGGCCGGCGGCAATCTCGATGTCGAGATTCCCGGCGCCAGCCGCGGTGACGAAATCGGCGACCTCGCCAAGACGGTGACCGTCATTCGCGAGAACGCCGAGCAGAAGGCGCGTGAGGAAGCCGAGGCCAAGATCGAGCAGGATCAGGTCGCGGCGCAGCGGCGCAAGGCGGAAATGATCAAGCTTGCCGACGATTTCGAAGGCGCAGTCGGCAAGATCGTGGAGACCGTGTCGGCGGCTTCGACCGAGCTCGAGGCCTCGGCCGGCACGCTGACGGCGACCGCCGAACGCGCCCAGGAACTGACCACGATGGTGGCCGCGGCTTCCGAGGAAGCTTCCACCAATGTGCAGTCGGTGGCCTCCTCCACCGAGGAGATGGCCTCGTCCATCACCGAGATCGGCCGTCAGGTTCAGGAATCGGCGCGGATGGCCAATGAGGCCGTCGATCAGGCCCGTACCACCAATGACCGCGTCAGCGAATTGTCGAAGGCGGCCGCTCGCATCGGCGCGGTGGTCGAACTCATCAACACCATCGCCGAGCAGACCAATCTGCTGGCGCTCAACGCCACCATCGAGGCGGCTCGCGCCGGCGACGCCGGCCGCGGTTTCGCCGTCGTGGCATCTGAGGTGAAGGCGCTGGCGGAACAGACCTCGAAGGCGACCGGCGAGATCGGCCAGCAGATCACCGGCATCCAGGCCGCCACCCAGGAGTCGGTCGGGGCGATCCAGGCGATCAGCACCACGATCGAGAAGCTGTCGGAGATATCGTCGACCATTGCGGCTGCCGTGGAAGAGCAGGGCGCCGCAACCCAGGAAATTTCCCGCAACGTGCAGCAGGCGGCCCGGGGCACCCAGCAGGTGTCCTCCAACATTACCGATGTGCAGCGCGGCGCCGGCGAGACCGGCACGGCCTCGTCGCAGGTGCTGTCCTCGGCCCGGTCGCTGTCGTCGGACTCGGGCCGCCTCAAGCTTGAGGTCGGCAAGTTCCTGAAATCCGTGCGGGTGGCGTAA
- a CDS encoding methyl-accepting chemotaxis protein, with protein MLAKYSIRTKIITVVAFLLVAMTGMGLLAVRNMRAINANTVEISTNWLPSIRVLGDLRAGVITYRNVIREHMLAETLEEKLAMEKTLATVIEANTKFRAAYEPMITSPEERALYAEWSKLWDKYKAGTQEVMALSRKAVGKIPTEAHELNTKTVNKIGLEADAVLNKDIDLNNRGADKAAQDAADSYASALMMLTLILGAAVIIGIGVSYYLVRDVSSGIASIVIPMQALGKGDLSADVLHQGEKTEIGAMADTLQVFKQELIAKKAADEAAALDAEAKIERGRRVDGITRNFETVIGEIVQTVSSASTQLEASAGTLSATAKQSQTLTSTVASASGEASANVQSVASATEELSSSVTEIGRQVQESARMATDAVGQARVTNDRVSQLSKAASRIGDVVELINTIAGQTNLLALNATIEAARAGEAGRGFAVVASEVKALAEQTAKATGEISQQITGIQGATQESVNAIKEISGTIERLAEISSAIAAAVEEQGAATQEISRNVQQAARGTQQVSSNISDVQRGASETGAASSQVLSAAQSLSGDSHRLKLEVGRFLDSVRAA; from the coding sequence ATGCTCGCCAAATACTCCATCCGCACCAAGATCATCACGGTCGTTGCCTTCCTGCTCGTCGCGATGACGGGCATGGGTCTGCTCGCGGTCAGGAACATGCGGGCCATCAACGCCAACACGGTGGAAATCTCGACGAACTGGCTACCCAGCATCCGCGTGCTTGGCGACCTGCGCGCCGGCGTCATCACCTACCGCAACGTGATCCGCGAGCACATGCTGGCTGAGACGCTGGAGGAAAAGCTCGCGATGGAAAAGACGCTCGCCACCGTCATAGAGGCCAATACCAAGTTCCGCGCCGCCTATGAGCCGATGATCACGTCTCCGGAAGAGCGCGCGCTCTATGCCGAGTGGTCGAAACTCTGGGACAAGTACAAGGCGGGCACCCAGGAAGTGATGGCGCTGTCGCGCAAGGCGGTGGGCAAGATTCCGACCGAGGCGCACGAGTTGAACACCAAGACGGTCAACAAGATCGGGCTCGAGGCTGATGCCGTCCTGAACAAGGACATCGACCTGAACAACAGAGGCGCCGACAAGGCGGCGCAGGATGCCGCCGACAGTTACGCCTCGGCGTTGATGATGCTCACCTTGATCCTTGGTGCGGCGGTCATCATCGGTATCGGCGTCAGCTATTATCTGGTCCGCGACGTCTCCAGCGGCATTGCCTCCATCGTCATCCCGATGCAGGCGCTGGGCAAAGGCGATCTGAGCGCAGACGTGCTGCATCAGGGCGAGAAGACCGAAATCGGCGCCATGGCGGATACCCTGCAGGTGTTCAAGCAGGAGCTGATCGCCAAGAAGGCCGCTGACGAAGCCGCGGCGCTCGATGCCGAAGCAAAGATCGAGCGCGGCCGCCGCGTCGACGGCATCACCCGCAATTTTGAAACCGTGATCGGCGAGATCGTGCAGACGGTGTCGTCGGCTTCGACGCAACTCGAGGCCTCCGCCGGCACGCTGTCGGCGACGGCCAAACAGTCGCAGACGCTCACGTCAACCGTGGCGTCGGCTTCCGGGGAAGCCTCCGCCAATGTGCAGTCGGTGGCGTCGGCGACCGAAGAGCTTTCCTCCTCGGTCACCGAGATTGGCCGTCAGGTGCAGGAATCGGCGCGGATGGCTACCGACGCGGTGGGCCAGGCCCGCGTCACCAACGACCGGGTCAGCCAGCTGTCCAAGGCGGCGAGCCGTATCGGCGACGTGGTCGAGCTCATCAACACCATCGCCGGCCAGACCAATTTGCTGGCGCTCAACGCCACCATCGAGGCGGCGCGCGCCGGCGAGGCCGGCCGCGGGTTTGCGGTCGTGGCCTCCGAAGTGAAGGCGCTCGCGGAGCAGACGGCAAAAGCCACCGGCGAGATCAGCCAGCAGATTACCGGCATTCAGGGCGCGACCCAGGAGTCGGTGAATGCGATCAAGGAAATCAGCGGCACCATTGAACGGCTGGCGGAGATCTCCTCGGCCATCGCGGCTGCCGTGGAAGAGCAGGGTGCGGCGACGCAGGAAATTTCGCGCAACGTGCAGCAGGCCGCCCGCGGAACCCAGCAGGTTTCCTCCAATATCTCCGACGTGCAGCGCGGTGCCAGCGAAACCGGCGCCGCCTCCTCGCAGGTGCTCTCGGCGGCGCAGTCGCTGTCGGGCGACAGCCATCGCCTCAAGCTCGAGGTCGGCAGGTTTCTGGATTCGGTGCGGGCGGCCTGA